GTCGCAGCCCTGGCGTGCCAGATACTCCGTGCCGGACTGCAAAACTTCCAGTAAGGTTTTCATGAAAGGGGGAAGGGGATTAGGACATGCCGGCTTCCGCCAGGCGTTCCTGCATTTCTTCATGCTGCAGGGCCATGATCAGATCCTCCATCTGGCCCATCAGGATGCCGTCCAGATTGTGGGACGTGTAGCCGATGCGGTGGTCCGTCAGGCGATTCTGCGGGAAATTGTACGTTCTGATTTTTTCTTCACGGCCTCCGGAACCGATCAGGCTGCGCCGCGCGGCAGAGTACTTTTCCGCCTCCTCGCGCTTTTTGGCTTCAAACAGCTTGGCTCGCAGGATTTTCATGCCCTTTTCGCGGTTTTTCATCTGGCTGCGCTCTTCTTCGCACCGGACATAGACGCCCGTGGGGATGTGCCAGATCTGCACCGCGGATTCCGTCTTGTTCACGTGCTGTCCGCCTGCGCCGCCGGAGCGGCATACTTCAATGCGGAGGTCCTCCGGGCGAATTTCTATGTCCACTTCTTCCGCCTCCGGCATGACGGCCACGGTGGCGGTGGAGGTGTGGATGCGTCCCTGCGTTTCCGTAGCGGGCACGCGCTGGACCCGGTGGACGCCCCCTTCGTACTTCAGGTAGCGGAACACCTCGTCCCCGGCAATGCGGCAGACGACTTCCTTGAAGCCGCCTACGTCGGACGGGCTGCTTTCCATGTGTTCAAAGCGCCAGCCGCGTTCTTCCGCAAAACGCTGGTACATCCGGAGCAGGTCGCCCGCGAACAGGGAAGCTTCATCGCCGCCCGTGCCGGCGCGGATTTCAATGATGGCGTCGCGGTCTTCCGTGGTGTCCCGGGGCAGCAGGCTGTATTGAACGTCGCTGCGCAATTTTTCCAGCCTGGCTTCCAGCTCGGGAATCTCCAGGGCTGCAAGCTCCGCCAGTTCCGGATCATCTGTCTTCGCCAGTTCCTGGTTGTCCGCCAATTGCTGTTCCGTGCCGTTCAGCTCGTCCCAGGTTTCCAGCAGTTCCTTCAGGCGCCGGTGTTCCCTCATGATCTCCGACGCTTTTTTCTGGTCGCTGAAAAAATCCGGTTCTGCAATGACCGTTTCCAATTCTTCCAGGCGCTGGCGGCGTTTTTCAATGAGAGGCGTGTAATCCATGGCGTTTTCGTGTACGAAATACTAAAAGATAACGTGACTTTCTGAAAGTCAAATCCGGGAAGATGTAAGACATGACCGCCGTATGGCGGAACAGCTTCCCGCCTGGAATATGAAGCTCGGAACGTTCCCGGTTCCAGAAAGGCCGGAATAAAGAAAAACCGCATCTTCCCAAGATGTGGAGAAATTTTCCTGCGAGTATCAAACCCCGGGAAGGTAAGGGAGATGAAGAGACTTAAATCATTGCATATCCTGTATTATCTCCTGTCTATCAAAATACAGGACATCATTCTAGATGGGGAAGTTTCTATCATAATACAGGGAGTTATTGACAATAAAGCCCGCGAACATGACCTGTCCAGAAGAGTACTTCCTTGAAAGGTCCATGAAGCGCGGACTTTATCCATGACCACAGGAGTTATTCCTGAAGCGCTTTTCTTTTCATGGTGAGATGTGCATTCTGTGCCTAGCCTTCGCCACTGCCTGAACAAGTGATCTTGTTTGAGGCGCCTGGTGATTGAATTAATTATTTGCTGCCCGTTGATTGCAGAGGGCTAAAAGTTCCTGCGTGTGTTCGGCAAGCATGAAAAGATCAGAGATATATAACTTTTTATTGCCCATAGTTGATGACAAAAATAGCGTACCGCCTTGTATTCCTGCTTCCAGGGTTAAGGAATATCCACGGCTTCCCAGAGTAATTTTATAATCCCCGATTTGCGGGTAGCCGAACGGGCTGGGAACAATCATGCCGGAATTCCATGTTTCTTTTTCCGTTTCCGTTACATGAACCGCGGTGTCTGTTTGATGAGTGTTGAAAGTAGCTGTGTCCACTTTGGAGTCAAGATCGGCCGCATCTGCCTTTTTATTCCATGCCGTACGTTCTTCTTCTGTAATATGGGAAACCGTGTTTTCGGCGTGTTTGGATAAATCGTTCTGTGTTGCCACAAGGATTCCGTTTACTGTAATAATCTTGTTCATGTCCCTTTTTGTTGGTTGTTGTGAAGTGGTTGAGAATTCCGGTGCCTCCGCCTTAATGAATTCTGAATAGTCTTCACCAATGGGAAGTCCCCATCTTTTTTGACCGTTAACTCTTTTTACAGGCCAAAATTACTAGGTGGAGGATTTCCGTGGTTGATGTTTTTCTCCTTGGTAGGGTAAAACGGCAATCGTTCATATCACTTCACCAGAAATCTGTAACAATTTGGAATATATATCATCACGCGTAAAGCGTTGAAATTTAAAAATGCGATTCCAATAAAATAGTGCCGTACTTTTTCGCTCCCTTCCGGCAGCTTCATTCAAAATAGAAAAAGCCTGATAAAATCAGGCTTTTTTCTTTCTGCTTCTTGTGAGAAGTGGCATCGCGTACGGGACTCGAACCCGTGTTGCCCGCGTGAAAGGCGGGAGTCCTAGACCGCTAGACGAACGCGACTTTTAGGTTTGCAGGGACTGCGCGGCGAAGTAAACACCATCACTGTTCCAAAGGCAAGGATTATTTGAACATGAAGTAAAAAATTATGCTATTTGCCTTCCGGAACGTGGGATTCGTCATATTCGTCCAGCCTGTGCTGCCAGAGGTAATACCGGGTTTGCTGGACCAGCACGCCGGAAAGGGCAATCAGGGAAATGAGGTTGGGCAGGGCCATCAGGCCGTTGGCACAATCCGCAAAGACCCAGACCAGGTCTATTTTTGAGATGCAGCCCGTAAAGACGGCCGCCACCCAGATGACGCGGTAGGGTGTGACCAGTTTCAGGCCACCCAGGTATTCCAGGGCTTTTTCTCCAAAGTAGGACCAGCCGAGAATGGTGGATACGACGAAGGTAACCAGGCTGAGTGTCAGCAGGGGAGAGCCCATGTAGGGGATTTTGCTGAATGCCAGCGTGGTGAGGCGGGAGCCGTCGCTGCATGAAATGTCCGGATGGGCGATGATGCTGGTGGTGAGCACGATGCCCGTCAGGGCGCAGATGACCACCGTATCCCAGAAGGGGCCGCTGGAGGAAATGAGCGCCTGCCGGACGGGGTTGCGGTTTTGGGCCGCAGCGGAGGCTATGGCGGCGGAACCCAGTCCGGCCTCATTGGAAAACAGGCCCCGGGCCACGCCGGTCCTCATGGCAGTCATGACGGCGGCTCCCACGACGCCGCCCGCGGCGGCTTCTCCCGTGAAGGCGCAGTCCAGAATGTACCGGATGGCGGGAAGAATGTAGTCCGCCTGGACGATCAGAATGTACATGCATCCAAGAATATACAGGACTGCCATGACCGGAACGAAAAAGGCGCATACACGGGCGATCCCCCGGATGCCGCCCAGCATGACCAGGGCCGTCAGGGCCGTCAGCACCGTGGCCGTTCCCCAAGCAGGAATGGAGAAGGCGTGATAAAGCTGTTCCGCGGCCGCGTTTCCCTGAGTCAGGTTGCCGATGCCAAAGGCGGCAATGGCCGTGAAAACGGCGAAGAGTACGCCCAGCCATTTGCATTTCATGCCGCGTTCCAGCACGAACATCGGGCCGCCGCTCATGTTGCCGTCCTTGTTTTCCACACGGTACTTGATGGCAAGCAGCCCTTCCGAGTAGCGCGTGGCCATGCCCAGAACCCCCGTCAGCCAGCACCAGAAGATGGCGCCGGGTCCCCCAGCGGCAATGGCCACTCCCACACCGATGATGTTCCCCGCGCCGATGTTGGCCGCCAGGGCCACCATCAGGGAGCTGAACGGGGAAATGTCCCCCTTGTCCGTGTGGTCCTTCACAAAGTACAGTTTCAGGGCCTTGAGCAGGTAGCGCTGCGGAAAACGCAGAATGACGGTCAGGTACAGATGCGTGCCCAGCAGCAGAATGAGCAGGGGCCATCCCCACAGAAAGGAACTGAAGGCGGACAGCCGGGAGGTGAGCATGTCTCCGGTTTGGAAGAAAGCATTTTGCAGAGCGTCAAGCATACCGCAGGAACTCTAAGGAAAAACTGTCTTGTGGCAAGTTCTTTAATGGATTGACGGAGATGGGTTG
This genomic stretch from Akkermansia biwaensis harbors:
- the prfA gene encoding peptide chain release factor 1, with protein sequence MDYTPLIEKRRQRLEELETVIAEPDFFSDQKKASEIMREHRRLKELLETWDELNGTEQQLADNQELAKTDDPELAELAALEIPELEARLEKLRSDVQYSLLPRDTTEDRDAIIEIRAGTGGDEASLFAGDLLRMYQRFAEERGWRFEHMESSPSDVGGFKEVVCRIAGDEVFRYLKYEGGVHRVQRVPATETQGRIHTSTATVAVMPEAEEVDIEIRPEDLRIEVCRSGGAGGQHVNKTESAVQIWHIPTGVYVRCEEERSQMKNREKGMKILRAKLFEAKKREEAEKYSAARRSLIGSGGREEKIRTYNFPQNRLTDHRIGYTSHNLDGILMGQMEDLIMALQHEEMQERLAEAGMS
- a CDS encoding alanine/glycine:cation symporter family protein, giving the protein MLTSRLSAFSSFLWGWPLLILLLGTHLYLTVILRFPQRYLLKALKLYFVKDHTDKGDISPFSSLMVALAANIGAGNIIGVGVAIAAGGPGAIFWCWLTGVLGMATRYSEGLLAIKYRVENKDGNMSGGPMFVLERGMKCKWLGVLFAVFTAIAAFGIGNLTQGNAAAEQLYHAFSIPAWGTATVLTALTALVMLGGIRGIARVCAFFVPVMAVLYILGCMYILIVQADYILPAIRYILDCAFTGEAAAGGVVGAAVMTAMRTGVARGLFSNEAGLGSAAIASAAAQNRNPVRQALISSSGPFWDTVVICALTGIVLTTSIIAHPDISCSDGSRLTTLAFSKIPYMGSPLLTLSLVTFVVSTILGWSYFGEKALEYLGGLKLVTPYRVIWVAAVFTGCISKIDLVWVFADCANGLMALPNLISLIALSGVLVQQTRYYLWQHRLDEYDESHVPEGK